A genomic region of Devosia ginsengisoli contains the following coding sequences:
- a CDS encoding YdcH family protein: MLSLTKEQEATLGLELATKRQEHSDLNAAIDTLTSSHVADRMLIQRLKKRKLALKDRIVQLENILLPDIIA; this comes from the coding sequence ATGCTTTCGCTCACCAAGGAACAGGAAGCCACCCTGGGTCTGGAATTGGCCACCAAGCGCCAGGAACACAGCGACCTCAACGCGGCCATCGATACGCTGACCAGCTCGCATGTGGCCGACCGCATGCTCATCCAGCGGCTCAAGAAGCGCAAGCTGGCGCTCAAGGATCGCATCGTCCAGCTCGAGAATATTTTGCTGCCCGACATCATCGCCTGA
- a CDS encoding M3 family oligoendopeptidase, producing MTATAQKGHNQLGNLPVWDLDDLYPGKDSPEFKAGLEEAKALASQFEADYKGKLVELTKAGKLIAAIKDSERLGDLSGRIGSFAFLQYAQKSTDPDRAKFMGDTNEALTNLSTKVLFFELELNRIEDADLEAAFAGDAELARYRTWFAELRKAKPYQLDDKLEELFHDKSVTAYSAWNRLFDETLSSLEFEVDGETLNMESTLHLLSEKDEKKRESAFKALGKTLAENSRLFTHITNVLAKDKEISDRWRGYEDIADSRHMANSVEREVVDALKKAVEDAYPRLSHRYYKMKAKWFGKDKLNAWDRNAPLPTSDERTWDWDSAVSTVMEAYGKFSPKLAEVASPFFNSGWIDAPTGDGKLSGAFAHPTVPSAHPYLMLNYLGRSRDIMTLAHELGHGVHQRLAAEQGPILANTPLTLAETASVFGEMLTFRHLLNNTTDPKQRFALLSSKVEDMLNTVVRQIAFYTFERRVHTARRQGELRTEEINQIWLDVQKESLGDAIIANEGYDIFWAYIPHFIHSPFYVYAYAFGDCLVNSLYAQYEKASEGFAERYFELLKAGGSKHHSELLAPFGLDAKDPQFWSLGLSMIEGLIDELEATSP from the coding sequence ATGACCGCCACCGCCCAGAAAGGCCACAACCAGCTCGGCAATCTGCCGGTGTGGGACCTCGATGATCTCTATCCCGGCAAGGACAGCCCCGAATTCAAGGCGGGGCTGGAGGAAGCCAAGGCGCTGGCGAGCCAGTTCGAGGCCGATTACAAGGGCAAGCTGGTCGAGCTGACCAAGGCCGGCAAGCTGATCGCTGCGATCAAGGACAGCGAGAGGCTGGGCGATCTCAGCGGGCGCATCGGCTCGTTCGCCTTCCTGCAATATGCGCAGAAGTCGACCGATCCGGACCGCGCCAAGTTCATGGGCGATACCAATGAGGCGCTGACCAACCTTTCCACCAAGGTGCTGTTCTTCGAACTGGAATTGAACCGGATCGAGGATGCGGACCTCGAAGCCGCCTTCGCTGGGGATGCCGAGCTGGCGCGCTATCGCACCTGGTTTGCCGAATTGCGCAAGGCCAAGCCGTATCAGCTCGATGACAAGCTGGAGGAGCTGTTCCACGATAAGTCGGTGACTGCCTATTCGGCGTGGAACCGGCTGTTCGACGAGACGCTGTCGAGCCTCGAATTCGAGGTGGATGGCGAGACGCTCAATATGGAATCGACGCTGCATCTGCTCAGCGAGAAGGACGAGAAGAAGCGCGAAAGTGCGTTCAAGGCCTTGGGCAAGACGCTGGCGGAGAATAGCCGGCTCTTCACCCACATCACCAATGTGCTGGCCAAGGACAAGGAAATCTCGGACCGCTGGCGCGGCTATGAGGACATTGCCGATTCCAGGCACATGGCCAATTCGGTGGAGCGCGAAGTGGTCGATGCGCTGAAAAAGGCGGTAGAAGACGCCTATCCGCGGCTCAGCCATCGCTACTACAAGATGAAGGCCAAGTGGTTCGGCAAGGACAAGCTCAATGCCTGGGACCGCAATGCGCCGCTGCCGACCAGCGACGAACGGACCTGGGACTGGGACAGCGCGGTGTCCACCGTGATGGAAGCCTATGGCAAGTTCTCGCCCAAGCTGGCCGAAGTGGCCTCGCCCTTCTTCAATTCGGGCTGGATCGATGCGCCGACCGGGGACGGCAAGCTGTCGGGTGCCTTCGCGCATCCGACCGTGCCGAGCGCGCATCCCTATCTGATGCTCAACTATCTCGGCCGGTCACGCGATATCATGACGCTGGCGCATGAGCTGGGGCATGGCGTGCATCAACGGCTGGCGGCGGAGCAGGGGCCGATCCTGGCCAATACGCCGCTGACGCTGGCCGAGACCGCGAGCGTTTTCGGGGAGATGCTGACCTTCCGGCACTTGCTCAACAACACCACCGATCCCAAGCAGCGCTTCGCTTTGCTGTCCTCCAAGGTCGAGGACATGCTCAATACCGTGGTGCGGCAGATTGCCTTTTATACGTTTGAGCGGCGGGTGCACACCGCGCGCCGGCAGGGGGAGCTCAGGACCGAGGAAATCAACCAGATCTGGCTCGATGTGCAGAAGGAATCGCTGGGCGACGCCATTATCGCCAATGAGGGCTACGACATCTTCTGGGCCTATATTCCCCACTTCATCCACTCGCCCTTCTATGTCTATGCCTATGCCTTCGGCGATTGCCTTGTGAACTCGCTCTACGCACAGTATGAGAAGGCCAGTGAGGGCTTTGCGGAGCGCTATTTTGAGCTGCTCAAGGCCGGCGGAAGCAAGCACCATTCCGAACTGCTGGCGCCGTTCGGGCTGGACGCCAAAGACCCGCAATTCTGGTCGCTTGGCCTGTCGATGATCGAAGGGTTGATCGACGAACTGGAAGCGACCAGCCCGTGA
- a CDS encoding alpha/beta fold hydrolase encodes MTSELVLLPGLICDERLWRDVMAELDAHAMVADLTQDDSIAAMAARVLAAAPARSALAGLSMGGYVAFEIMRQAPERVTHLALLDTSARADDAARKETRRKGIEMVGRGKFIGVSRGLLGSLVAPQHMGKPVARDVQAMSERVGQAAYLRQQVAIMNRVDSRPGLGDIAVPTLAGVGELDKMTPPELAEEIVAGISGAELVRFPDSAHLPTMENPGAVVGAMRGWLRR; translated from the coding sequence ATGACAAGTGAACTGGTGCTGCTACCGGGGCTGATCTGCGACGAGCGGCTGTGGCGCGACGTGATGGCTGAGCTGGATGCCCACGCCATGGTGGCCGACCTGACGCAGGACGATTCCATCGCGGCGATGGCGGCGCGGGTGCTGGCGGCAGCGCCGGCCCGATCTGCATTGGCCGGGCTCTCCATGGGCGGCTATGTGGCCTTCGAGATCATGCGGCAGGCGCCGGAGCGGGTGACGCATCTGGCGCTGCTCGATACTTCGGCGCGGGCCGATGACGCGGCGCGCAAGGAGACGCGCCGCAAGGGCATCGAGATGGTGGGGCGGGGCAAGTTCATCGGCGTGTCGCGCGGGCTGCTGGGGAGCCTGGTTGCGCCGCAGCATATGGGCAAGCCGGTCGCGCGGGATGTGCAGGCCATGTCCGAGCGGGTGGGGCAGGCGGCCTATCTGCGCCAGCAGGTGGCGATTATGAACCGGGTGGATTCGCGGCCGGGGCTGGGCGATATCGCGGTGCCGACCTTGGCGGGCGTGGGCGAGCTGGACAAGATGACGCCGCCCGAGCTGGCCGAGGAGATCGTGGCGGGGATTTCAGGGGCGGAACTGGTGCGGTTTCCCGACAGCGCGCATTTGCCGACAATGGAAAATCCGGGGGCGGTGGTGGGGGCGATGCGGGGATGGCTGAGACGGTAG
- a CDS encoding proton-translocating transhydrogenase family protein, whose product MEAIDPFTFRLAIFVLAIFVGYFVVWSVTPALHTPLMSVTNAISSVIVVGALLAVGVHLAADGNWVSKLFGFIALVFASVNIFGGFLVTQRMLAMYKKKG is encoded by the coding sequence ATGGAAGCGATCGACCCCTTCACTTTCCGCCTCGCCATTTTCGTGCTGGCGATCTTCGTGGGCTATTTCGTGGTCTGGTCGGTGACCCCGGCTCTGCACACCCCGCTGATGAGCGTCACCAATGCGATCTCCTCGGTGATCGTGGTGGGCGCGCTGCTGGCGGTGGGCGTGCATCTGGCCGCCGACGGCAACTGGGTCAGCAAGCTGTTCGGCTTCATCGCCCTGGTTTTTGCCAGCGTGAACATATTCGGCGGGTTCCTCGTCACCCAGCGCATGCTGGCAATGTACAAGAAGAAGGGTTGA
- a CDS encoding NAD(P)(+) transhydrogenase (Re/Si-specific) subunit beta, which yields MISADIAALLYLVSGVLFILALRGLSSPSSSRQGNMFGMVGMGIAIVTTLAVAAPSDWISWLLIVGGIGLGGGIGAYMARTVKMTDMPQLVAAFHSLVGLAAVFVAAAALYAPEAFGIGAPGHIHAQALVEMSIGVAIGAFTFTGSVIAFAKLNGNMSGKPIILPARHAIHIVMGVAIVLLVWAFTTSADPWLFWAITILALVLGGLMIIPIGGADMPVVVSMLNSYSGWAAAGIGFTLGNTALIITGALVGSSGAILSYIMCKAMNRSFISVILGGFGGDSAAAAGAEEDDRPVKQGAAEDAAFLMKNAGKVIIVPGYGMAVAQAQHALREMADLLKKEGVTVKYAIHPVAGRMPGHMNVLLAEANVPYDEVFELEDINSEFAQSDVAFVIGANDVTNPSAKTDKTSPIYGMPVLNVEDAGTVLFIKRGMSAGYAGVQNELFYRDNTMMLFGDAKKMTEDIVKALGH from the coding sequence ATGATTTCTGCAGATATTGCAGCCCTTCTCTATCTCGTTTCGGGCGTGCTGTTCATCCTGGCACTGCGCGGGCTTTCGAGCCCCAGCTCGTCGCGCCAGGGCAATATGTTCGGCATGGTGGGCATGGGCATTGCCATTGTCACCACGCTGGCCGTGGCGGCACCGAGCGACTGGATCAGCTGGCTGCTGATCGTGGGCGGTATCGGCCTTGGCGGCGGCATCGGCGCCTATATGGCCCGCACCGTCAAGATGACCGACATGCCGCAACTGGTGGCGGCCTTCCACTCGCTGGTGGGCCTGGCTGCCGTGTTCGTGGCGGCGGCGGCGCTCTACGCACCCGAGGCCTTCGGCATCGGTGCGCCGGGGCATATCCATGCGCAGGCGCTGGTGGAAATGTCGATCGGTGTCGCCATCGGCGCCTTCACCTTCACTGGCTCGGTCATCGCCTTTGCCAAGCTCAACGGCAATATGAGCGGCAAGCCGATCATCCTGCCGGCGCGCCATGCCATCCATATCGTCATGGGCGTGGCCATCGTGCTGCTCGTCTGGGCCTTCACGACCTCGGCCGATCCGTGGCTGTTCTGGGCCATCACCATTCTCGCCCTCGTGCTGGGCGGGCTGATGATCATCCCGATCGGCGGCGCCGACATGCCGGTCGTGGTGTCCATGCTCAACTCCTATTCGGGTTGGGCGGCGGCGGGCATCGGCTTCACGCTGGGCAATACGGCGCTGATCATCACCGGTGCATTGGTGGGCTCCTCGGGCGCGATCCTGAGCTACATCATGTGCAAGGCGATGAACCGCAGCTTCATCTCGGTGATCCTGGGCGGGTTCGGCGGCGACAGCGCCGCTGCCGCCGGGGCGGAAGAGGATGATCGGCCGGTCAAGCAGGGCGCGGCGGAAGACGCAGCGTTCCTGATGAAGAATGCCGGCAAGGTCATCATCGTGCCGGGCTACGGCATGGCGGTGGCGCAGGCGCAGCATGCCCTGCGCGAAATGGCCGACCTGCTCAAGAAGGAAGGCGTCACCGTCAAATACGCCATCCATCCGGTGGCGGGCCGCATGCCGGGGCACATGAACGTGCTGCTGGCGGAAGCCAATGTGCCCTATGACGAAGTGTTCGAGCTGGAGGATATCAATTCCGAATTCGCCCAGTCCGACGTCGCCTTCGTCATCGGCGCCAATGACGTGACCAACCCCTCGGCCAAGACCGACAAGACCTCGCCGATCTATGGCATGCCGGTGCTGAACGTCGAGGATGCGGGCACGGTGCTGTTCATCAAGCGCGGCATGTCGGCCGGTTATGCCGGTGTGCAGAACGAGCTGTTCTACCGCGACAACACGATGATGCTGTTTGGCGATGCCAAGAAGATGACGGAAGACATCGTCAAGGCCCTGGGGCACTGA
- a CDS encoding 5-(carboxyamino)imidazole ribonucleotide synthase yields MANDNSALPPGSMIGILGGGQLGRMLALAAARLGMRTHIFCPDPDSPAFEVTPHKTVAAYDDEAALAAFADAVDVITYEFENVPAATAEFLAARKPLRPGANALAVSQDRLAEKGFLASKNIPVAPYRAVETIADLEAAIDALGLPAVLKTTRLGYDGKGQRVIRERSEAASAFAELSPKPLVLEAFMPFEKEISVVVARNASGEVRAFDAAENVHRHHILFTSTVPADIPPGVEKHAAMLAKVIVVALDYVGVLGVEFFVIPGERPTLMVNEIAPRVHNSGHWTEAVCLTDQFEQHIRAVVGWPLGDPARMADVVMESLVGDEVRIVPSGLDGNTQPHLYGKTEVRPGRKMGHVNRITRR; encoded by the coding sequence TTGGCAAACGACAATTCCGCGCTGCCGCCAGGCAGCATGATCGGCATTCTCGGTGGCGGCCAGCTCGGCCGCATGCTGGCGCTGGCCGCGGCCAGGCTGGGCATGCGCACCCACATCTTCTGTCCCGACCCTGATAGCCCGGCCTTCGAGGTCACCCCGCACAAGACCGTCGCCGCCTATGACGACGAGGCGGCCCTCGCCGCCTTCGCCGATGCGGTCGATGTCATCACCTACGAATTCGAGAATGTCCCGGCCGCCACGGCCGAGTTTCTTGCCGCCAGGAAGCCCCTGCGCCCCGGCGCCAATGCGCTGGCCGTGTCGCAGGATCGCCTCGCCGAAAAGGGCTTCCTCGCCTCCAAGAACATTCCCGTCGCGCCCTATCGCGCCGTCGAGACCATCGCCGATCTCGAAGCCGCCATCGACGCGCTCGGCCTGCCCGCCGTGCTCAAGACCACGCGGCTGGGCTATGACGGCAAAGGCCAGCGCGTCATCCGCGAGCGCAGCGAAGCCGCATCCGCCTTTGCCGAGCTCAGCCCCAAGCCGCTGGTGCTCGAAGCCTTCATGCCCTTCGAAAAGGAAATCTCGGTCGTCGTCGCCCGCAATGCGTCAGGCGAAGTGCGCGCCTTCGACGCCGCCGAGAATGTCCATCGCCACCACATCCTCTTCACCTCGACCGTACCGGCCGATATCCCGCCCGGCGTCGAAAAGCATGCCGCCATGCTGGCCAAGGTCATCGTCGTGGCACTCGACTATGTCGGCGTGCTCGGCGTCGAATTCTTCGTCATACCGGGCGAGCGCCCAACCCTCATGGTCAACGAGATCGCCCCCCGCGTCCACAATTCCGGCCACTGGACCGAGGCGGTCTGCCTCACCGACCAGTTCGAGCAACACATCCGCGCCGTTGTGGGCTGGCCGCTGGGCGACCCGGCCCGCATGGCCGACGTGGTTATGGAAAGCCTCGTCGGCGACGAAGTCCGCATCGTGCCATCGGGCCTCGACGGCAACACCCAACCCCATCTCTACGGCAAAACGGAAGTGCGGCCCGGCCGCAAGATGGGCCATGTGAATAGGATCACCCGCAGATAA
- a CDS encoding SlyX family protein produces the protein MPILPDLAARLDALETRIAFQDQTIEDLNATITAQWRQIDLLTRKLEQMEEQVRSGVHIADPATEPPAAALLSSSSNRGKPCKLTAGSYCAWGWAQPLPRGWHRHSLPVPATASTPPTWTPCWPAKTCPAPASPL, from the coding sequence ATGCCCATACTGCCCGACCTGGCCGCCCGCCTCGACGCCCTGGAAACCCGCATCGCCTTCCAGGACCAGACCATCGAGGACCTCAACGCCACCATCACCGCGCAATGGCGCCAGATCGACCTGCTGACCCGCAAGTTGGAGCAGATGGAAGAGCAGGTGCGCTCAGGCGTCCACATCGCCGACCCCGCGACCGAGCCCCCCGCCGCCGCATTACTGAGCTCCAGCTCGAACAGGGGCAAGCCATGCAAGCTGACCGCCGGAAGCTATTGCGCCTGGGGCTGGGCTCAGCCCTTGCCGCGGGGCTGGCATCGACACTCGCTGCCTGTTCCCGCGACAGCCTCGACCCCGCCGACATGGACGCCCTGCTGGCCCGCGAAAACGTGCCCGGCGCCAGCGTCGCCCTTATGA
- a CDS encoding serine hydrolase, whose translation MRGAPGAFLPQALARRMVTPVSNEMGLGVFSDRPGWFHHPGSNQGFRAYIRASYETGDGFAIMSNGDNGGELNAVLRRLLEASL comes from the coding sequence ATGCGCGGCGCGCCCGGCGCTTTCCTGCCGCAGGCGCTGGCCCGGCGCATGGTGACGCCGGTTTCCAATGAAATGGGGCTGGGCGTCTTCAGCGACAGGCCTGGCTGGTTTCACCATCCCGGCAGCAACCAGGGCTTCCGCGCCTATATCCGCGCCAGCTACGAGACGGGCGACGGCTTCGCCATCATGTCCAATGGCGACAATGGTGGTGAGCTCAACGCCGTGCTGCGCCGCCTGCTCGAAGCCAGCCTCTAA
- a CDS encoding aa3-type cytochrome c oxidase subunit IV, whose translation MAKTRPEHHSELQVESPMDYAQHEATYNGFLTAIKWTIIVAAVSMIILYFLVNPLIAQRIQAAKSSLSVGQAGRRLS comes from the coding sequence ATGGCCAAAACCCGCCCCGAACATCATTCCGAGCTACAGGTTGAATCGCCGATGGATTACGCCCAGCACGAGGCGACCTATAATGGCTTCTTGACCGCCATCAAGTGGACGATCATCGTTGCGGCGGTTTCGATGATCATCCTGTATTTCCTTGTCAATCCCCTGATCGCGCAGCGCATACAGGCAGCTAAATCGAGCCTGTCCGTCGGGCAGGCGGGCAGGAGACTTTCATGA
- a CDS encoding serine hydrolase domain-containing protein, whose product MDALLARENVPGASVALMKDGEPAWSASYGVKAAGGAEPVAAETRFQAASISKVMNALLVLALVRDGLLDLDMPVNAALHGWQLEGIDADSVTVAMLLSHTGGTNVPGFAGYPPGTPLPTILQVLDGLPPANSPPIRVERPPGGPAEYSGGGTTILQKLVSDITGADYASLLHRLVLDPLAMDHSSIAQPPPAGFADFASGHDADGNTLPGGYRIHPELAAAGLWSTPSDLLRPLNASSPRCAARPALSCRRRWPGAW is encoded by the coding sequence ATGGACGCCCTGCTGGCCCGCGAAAACGTGCCCGGCGCCAGCGTCGCCCTTATGAAAGACGGCGAACCCGCCTGGAGCGCCAGCTACGGTGTCAAGGCAGCGGGCGGTGCCGAACCTGTCGCGGCCGAAACCCGGTTTCAGGCCGCCTCCATCTCCAAAGTGATGAATGCCCTTCTCGTCCTGGCCCTGGTGCGCGATGGACTTCTCGATCTCGATATGCCGGTCAACGCCGCCCTCCATGGCTGGCAGCTCGAGGGTATCGATGCCGATAGCGTCACCGTCGCCATGCTGCTCTCCCATACCGGCGGCACCAATGTGCCGGGCTTTGCCGGCTATCCGCCCGGCACGCCCCTGCCCACGATCCTGCAGGTTCTCGATGGCCTGCCGCCCGCCAATTCACCGCCGATCCGTGTCGAGCGCCCGCCCGGCGGGCCAGCCGAATATTCCGGTGGCGGCACCACGATACTGCAGAAGCTGGTTTCCGACATAACCGGCGCTGACTATGCCTCCCTGCTCCATCGGCTCGTGCTCGATCCGCTGGCCATGGACCATTCCAGCATCGCTCAGCCGCCACCGGCCGGCTTTGCCGATTTCGCCAGCGGCCACGATGCCGATGGCAATACCCTGCCCGGCGGCTATCGCATCCATCCCGAACTGGCGGCCGCAGGCCTGTGGTCCACGCCCTCCGACCTGCTGCGCCCGCTCAATGCATCATCGCCTCGATGCGCGGCGCGCCCGGCGCTTTCCTGCCGCAGGCGCTGGCCCGGCGCATGGTGA
- the purE gene encoding 5-(carboxyamino)imidazole ribonucleotide mutase, which translates to MGSQSDWPTMRLAAETLEALEVEYEARIVSAHRTPERLVDFASNARAEGFKVIIAGAGGAAHLPGMIAAMTPLPVFGVPVKSKALNGQDSLLSIVQMPGGIPVGTLAIGEPGAINAALLSAAVLALSDDDLADRLDTYRARQTATVPLFPADTE; encoded by the coding sequence ATGGGCAGCCAGTCCGATTGGCCCACCATGCGCCTCGCCGCCGAAACGCTCGAAGCGCTCGAGGTCGAATACGAGGCGCGCATCGTCTCCGCCCACCGCACCCCCGAACGCCTGGTCGATTTCGCCAGCAATGCGCGGGCCGAGGGCTTCAAGGTCATCATCGCCGGTGCCGGCGGCGCCGCCCACCTGCCGGGCATGATCGCCGCGATGACACCGCTGCCGGTCTTCGGCGTGCCGGTCAAGTCCAAGGCACTCAACGGGCAGGATAGCCTGCTTTCCATCGTGCAGATGCCCGGCGGCATTCCCGTCGGCACCCTGGCCATCGGCGAACCCGGCGCCATCAATGCCGCGCTGCTATCAGCCGCCGTACTGGCCTTGTCCGACGATGACCTGGCCGACCGGCTCGACACCTATCGCGCCCGCCAGACGGCGACCGTCCCGCTCTTTCCCGCAGATACCGAGTAG
- the rpsU gene encoding 30S ribosomal protein S21 — translation MQVVVRDNNVDQALRALKKKLQREGVFREMKLRNYYEKPSEKKARQKAEAVRRARKLARKRAQREGGLPAPTATARPGQAGRPAAATPRT, via the coding sequence TTGCAAGTAGTCGTTCGCGATAATAACGTTGACCAGGCGCTGCGCGCGCTCAAGAAAAAGCTGCAGCGCGAAGGCGTCTTCCGCGAGATGAAGCTGCGCAACTACTATGAGAAGCCCTCCGAGAAGAAGGCTCGTCAGAAGGCCGAGGCTGTCCGCCGCGCCCGCAAGCTGGCCCGCAAGCGTGCCCAGCGCGAAGGCGGTCTGCCCGCTCCGACCGCAACTGCACGTCCCGGCCAGGCCGGCCGTCCCGCAGCTGCCACTCCGCGCACCTAA
- a CDS encoding tryptophan-rich sensory protein, with translation MTAVSKSPFAALDVDRHDGLGLVLSAAMPLAVFVIANGLGQFNNVLPLFFSPLGLPGWAGAVLHLGCLPLFGVARWMVAGRGAAGQRAGWWIVALMAGTIGFPFVVAPLQPLALSMVAFALLILGLGAMIRVGQVDPKAAMVMAPGMAWMGFSAFVGLSFAAAWSPPFAVTNSQTA, from the coding sequence ATGACGGCAGTTTCAAAGTCTCCTTTCGCAGCCCTCGACGTGGATCGTCACGACGGGCTCGGCCTGGTGCTGAGTGCAGCCATGCCGCTGGCGGTGTTCGTCATTGCCAATGGCCTGGGCCAGTTCAACAATGTGCTGCCGCTGTTTTTCTCGCCGCTCGGCCTGCCCGGCTGGGCGGGCGCTGTGCTGCATCTGGGCTGCCTGCCGCTGTTCGGCGTGGCCCGCTGGATGGTGGCCGGTCGTGGCGCGGCCGGGCAGCGTGCCGGCTGGTGGATCGTGGCGCTGATGGCCGGCACGATCGGCTTTCCCTTCGTGGTTGCGCCGCTGCAACCGCTGGCCCTGAGCATGGTGGCATTCGCCCTGCTGATCCTGGGGCTTGGCGCGATGATCCGTGTCGGCCAGGTCGACCCCAAGGCCGCCATGGTGATGGCCCCGGGCATGGCCTGGATGGGGTTCAGCGCCTTTGTGGGCTTGAGCTTTGCGGCCGCCTGGTCGCCGCCCTTTGCCGTCACCAACAGCCAAACCGCCTAG
- a CDS encoding DsbA family oxidoreductase, which translates to MAKLLKIDVFTDVVCPWCLVGSARLDKAIAALPDDIDVVVENHPFYLDPNTPAEGVVVADMLREKYGKEPSEMWARVEGEAKKAGVYLDLSKQPRMFPTKKAHTITRLAKPLGIQHELANAIANAYFLEHRQINDDNVLADIAVEYGFDRGDAIDAMNDENELAITEQLATDAAAQGIRGVPFFVFGEKYALSGAQPDEVFERALQQTISEL; encoded by the coding sequence ATGGCCAAGCTGCTCAAGATCGATGTGTTTACCGATGTCGTGTGCCCCTGGTGCCTGGTGGGGTCGGCGCGGCTCGACAAGGCCATCGCGGCTTTGCCTGACGATATCGACGTGGTGGTCGAGAACCATCCCTTCTATCTCGACCCCAATACGCCGGCCGAGGGCGTTGTCGTGGCCGACATGCTGCGCGAGAAGTATGGCAAGGAGCCCAGCGAGATGTGGGCGCGCGTCGAGGGCGAGGCGAAGAAGGCCGGGGTCTATCTCGACCTGAGTAAGCAGCCGCGCATGTTCCCGACCAAGAAAGCGCATACGATCACGCGGCTGGCCAAGCCGCTGGGCATCCAGCACGAATTGGCCAATGCCATTGCCAATGCCTATTTCCTCGAACATCGCCAGATCAACGACGACAATGTGCTGGCCGATATCGCGGTGGAATATGGCTTTGATCGCGGCGATGCGATTGACGCGATGAATGACGAGAACGAACTCGCGATTACCGAACAGCTGGCGACCGATGCGGCGGCGCAGGGCATTCGCGGCGTGCCGTTCTTCGTGTTCGGCGAGAAATATGCGCTGTCGGGTGCGCAACCGGATGAAGTGTTCGAGCGGGCGTTGCAGCAGACGATCAGCGAACTGTAG
- a CDS encoding alpha/beta hydrolase, which translates to MKLLRRILLVLLVVLVVAYVGVVGYMYFNQRALQYDAQGEITDLADTALSGAEDIAVPSDDGVVHGWYQAPQAGKPVIVYYKGNSGSFSAEHERYEQFVADGYGFVAFDYRGFPASPGSISQQGILDDATVMFDWAAEKGFPLVIWGRSLGSGPSTYVASVRDAEALLLETPFLSAVTVAGERYPYLPVGLVMQDQFPVNQWISDVTEPVLVAHGTGDVTIDVSNGERVYALAPNKDELWIEPGAGHSDLWDRGIWSHAEPFFERAIAD; encoded by the coding sequence GTGAAGCTGCTGCGCCGCATCCTGCTTGTTCTGTTGGTCGTGCTTGTCGTCGCCTATGTCGGCGTCGTCGGCTACATGTATTTCAACCAGCGCGCGTTGCAGTATGACGCTCAGGGCGAGATCACTGATCTGGCCGATACGGCGCTCAGCGGAGCCGAGGACATTGCCGTGCCATCTGATGATGGCGTGGTGCATGGCTGGTATCAGGCGCCGCAGGCGGGCAAGCCGGTCATCGTCTATTACAAGGGCAATTCGGGCAGTTTCAGCGCCGAACACGAGCGCTATGAGCAGTTCGTTGCCGATGGCTATGGCTTCGTGGCCTTCGACTATCGCGGCTTTCCGGCCTCGCCGGGCAGCATCAGCCAGCAGGGCATTCTGGACGACGCCACTGTTATGTTCGACTGGGCGGCGGAGAAGGGCTTTCCGCTGGTGATCTGGGGGCGCTCCCTGGGCTCGGGGCCGAGCACCTATGTCGCCAGCGTACGCGATGCCGAGGCGCTGCTGCTCGAAACGCCGTTCCTGTCGGCGGTGACGGTGGCGGGGGAGCGCTATCCCTATCTGCCGGTGGGGCTGGTGATGCAGGACCAGTTTCCGGTGAACCAGTGGATATCGGATGTCACCGAGCCGGTGCTGGTGGCGCATGGCACGGGTGACGTAACCATCGATGTCAGCAATGGCGAGCGCGTCTATGCGCTGGCGCCCAACAAGGACGAATTGTGGATCGAGCCGGGAGCCGGGCATAGCGATCTGTGGGATCGCGGCATCTGGAGCCATGCCGAGCCGTTCTTCGAGCGCGCGATAGCAGACTGA